A region from the Aegilops tauschii subsp. strangulata cultivar AL8/78 chromosome 5, Aet v6.0, whole genome shotgun sequence genome encodes:
- the LOC109760242 gene encoding KH domain-containing protein SPIN1, protein MSGLYGQQGFSPSRNLSPQIRSNPDVDSQYLAELLAEHQKLGPFMQVLPICSKLLSQEIMRVSNSAHNPGFSDFDRHRFRSPSPMSSPNPRSNLSGNGFSPWNGLHQERLGFPQGNSMDWQGAPPSPSSHVMKKILRLEVPVDSYPSFNFVGRILGPRGNSLKRVEASTGCRVFIRGKGSIKDPGKEDKLRGKPGYEHLSEQLHILIEAEFPANIIDARLRHAREILEELLKPVDETQDIYKRQQLRELAMLNSTLREDSPHPGSVSPFSNGGMKRAKTGQ, encoded by the exons atgtccggGCTGTACGGCCAGCAGGGGTTCTCCCCTTCCAGGAACCTATCCCCCCAGATTAGAAGCAACCCAGATGTCGATAG CCAGTACTTGGCCGAGCTGCTCGCCGAGCACCAGAAGCTGGGGCCTTTCATGCAGGTGCTGCCCATATGCAGCAAGCTGCTGAGCCAAG AGATTATGCGGGTGTCAAACTCTGCCCATAACCCTGGATTCAGTGATTTCGATAGACATCGATTCAGAAGTCCTAGTCCAATGTCTTCACCAAATCCAAGATCCAATCTCTCTGGCAATGGGTTCAGTCCTTGGAATGGACTACACCAAGAG AGATTAGGCTTTCCTCAAGGAAACAGTATGGATTGGCAAGGAGCGCCACCAAGCCCTAGCTCTCATGTCATGAAGAAGATTCTACGCTTGGAGGTCCCAGTTGATTCTTATCCGAGT TTCAATTTTGTGGGACGTATTCTAGGACCTAGAGGTAATTCTCTAAAGCGGGTAGAAGCATCTACTGGTTGTCGTGTTTTCATCAGAGGAAAGGGTTCCATCAAAGATCCAGGGAAG GAGGACAAGCTAAGAGGAAAACCAGGCTATGAGCATCTGAGTGAACAACTTCATATCTTGATAGAGGCTGAGTTCCCAGCCAATATTATTGATGCCAGATTGAGACATGCACGGGAAATTCTAGAAGAACTGCTAAAGCCAGTG GATGAGACACAGGATATCTACAAGAGGCAACAGCTCAGGGAGCTGGCGATGCTAAACTCAACCCTGAGAGAGGACAGCCCTCATCCAGGAAGCGTCTCCCCATTCAGCAATGGTGGCATGAAGCGTGCGAAAACAGGCCAGTAG